A portion of the Thermodesulfobacteriota bacterium genome contains these proteins:
- a CDS encoding 16S rRNA (uracil(1498)-N(3))-methyltransferase: MNLVLIVADDFVAADQVLVTGRRARHLQEILAVAPGSRVRIGLVDGPLGEGLVVASGQAGVRLAVRFTGPPPPRPRIDLVLGLPRPLQLKRILFTVASLGVDRLFLLRAAGVEKSYLTASILQEDSVKEHLLQGLEQAMHTALPRVSVHPRFRPFVEDLLPDLLPAGGLGLVAHPEAAAGLAEVAPPPLTCPVLLAVGPEGGWNPFELAAFAAAGFLAFSLGPRILRVETAVPVLLGQLQLLAEPALARAVKGRDAPAVPGVDRPEA; the protein is encoded by the coding sequence ATGAATCTCGTTCTCATCGTGGCCGATGATTTCGTGGCTGCCGACCAGGTGCTGGTGACCGGCCGCCGGGCCCGGCACCTGCAGGAGATCCTGGCCGTCGCCCCTGGCAGCCGGGTGCGGATCGGGCTGGTGGATGGCCCCCTGGGCGAAGGGCTGGTGGTGGCCAGCGGCCAGGCGGGGGTGCGCCTGGCCGTGCGCTTCACCGGTCCGCCGCCACCCCGGCCGCGGATCGATCTCGTCCTGGGCCTGCCCCGGCCCCTGCAGCTCAAGAGGATCCTCTTCACCGTGGCCAGCCTGGGGGTGGATCGCCTCTTCCTGCTGCGGGCCGCCGGGGTGGAGAAGAGCTATCTGACTGCCTCGATCCTGCAGGAGGACAGTGTCAAGGAGCATCTCCTCCAGGGCCTGGAGCAGGCCATGCACACCGCCCTGCCCCGGGTTTCGGTGCACCCGCGCTTCCGGCCCTTTGTCGAGGATCTGCTGCCGGACCTCCTGCCTGCCGGCGGCCTGGGTCTGGTGGCCCATCCCGAGGCCGCAGCCGGTCTGGCCGAGGTGGCGCCTCCTCCCCTGACGTGCCCGGTGCTGCTGGCGGTGGGGCCGGAGGGGGGGTGGAATCCATTCGAGCTGGCGGCCTTCGCTGCCGCCGGCTTCTTGGCCTTCTCCCTGGGCCCGCGCATCCTGCGGGTGGAAACCGCGGTGCCGGTGCTCCTGGGCCAGCTGCAGCTCCTGGCGGAGCCGGCCCTGGCCCGGGCGGTCAAAGGGCGCGACGCCCCAGCCGTGCCCGGAGTCGATCGGCCAGAAGCGTAA
- the murJ gene encoding murein biosynthesis integral membrane protein MurJ — protein MQEASADTGRITRSAGVVGIAVLASRLLGLVREQVFASLFGAGYAYDAFVVAFRIPNLLRDLFAEGALSSAFVTVFADSSRNRGEAATWRLANNVLVAVALLLVLITGLGMLAARPLVLALAPDFAAVADKVSLTSRLARIMMPFLISISLAAVVMGILNSRGRFFVPALASSFFNLGSVLVGVGCAALMPALGQPAIAGMAVGTLAGGLLQLGVQLPSLARCGFPWQPLLDLADPGLRRVFRLMLPAVVGLSATQLNIFINTNFAASCAEGSVSWLNYAFRLVQFPIGLFGVALAVATLPVVAHHAAARDFASLKSSLVSSLTVGLCLTVPATVGLMTLAEPVVRVIFQHGAFTAADTAMTTQALRLYCLGLFAYAAVKTIVPVFYALDDTRFPVLGSFLAVAANITINLVLIERLQHRSVALATSGAMTLNCLFLCLVLTRKLGGLGWGYLGRGLAKIATAAGLMAGWLAVAFSWWGPAAGQGLLAEILFLILAIASAGLVYGVTLYLLGLAELTLLADRLRARLGRRAL, from the coding sequence ATGCAGGAAGCCAGCGCTGATACCGGCCGCATCACCCGCTCGGCCGGGGTGGTGGGCATCGCGGTCCTGGCCAGCCGCCTTCTGGGGCTGGTCCGGGAGCAGGTCTTCGCCAGCCTGTTCGGCGCCGGCTACGCTTACGACGCCTTTGTGGTGGCCTTCCGGATCCCCAACCTCCTGCGGGATCTTTTTGCCGAGGGGGCTTTGAGCTCGGCCTTTGTGACGGTCTTCGCCGACTCCAGCCGCAACCGGGGGGAGGCGGCCACCTGGCGGCTGGCCAACAACGTGCTGGTGGCGGTGGCCCTCCTCTTGGTCCTCATCACCGGCCTGGGCATGCTGGCGGCCCGGCCCCTGGTTCTGGCCCTGGCGCCGGATTTCGCCGCGGTTGCCGACAAGGTCAGTCTCACCAGCCGGCTGGCCCGGATCATGATGCCGTTTCTCATCAGTATCTCCCTGGCTGCGGTGGTCATGGGCATCCTGAACAGCCGTGGCCGCTTCTTCGTGCCGGCCCTCGCCTCCTCCTTCTTCAACCTGGGCTCGGTCCTGGTGGGGGTAGGCTGTGCGGCCCTGATGCCGGCCCTGGGCCAGCCGGCCATCGCCGGCATGGCGGTGGGCACCCTGGCCGGCGGGCTTCTGCAGCTGGGGGTGCAGCTGCCGAGTCTGGCCCGCTGCGGCTTCCCCTGGCAGCCCCTTCTGGATCTGGCCGATCCGGGACTCCGCCGGGTCTTCCGGCTGATGTTGCCGGCGGTGGTGGGGCTGTCCGCCACCCAGCTCAACATCTTCATCAACACCAATTTTGCCGCCTCCTGTGCCGAGGGCAGCGTCTCCTGGCTCAACTACGCCTTCCGGCTGGTGCAGTTCCCCATCGGTCTTTTCGGGGTGGCCCTGGCCGTGGCCACCCTGCCGGTGGTGGCCCACCATGCCGCGGCCCGGGATTTCGCCAGCCTCAAGTCCAGCCTGGTCTCCTCCCTAACCGTGGGCCTGTGCCTGACCGTGCCGGCCACCGTGGGGCTCATGACCCTGGCCGAGCCGGTGGTGCGAGTCATCTTCCAGCACGGCGCCTTCACCGCTGCCGACACGGCCATGACCACCCAGGCCCTGCGGCTCTATTGCCTGGGCCTTTTCGCCTACGCGGCGGTGAAGACCATCGTGCCGGTCTTCTATGCCCTGGACGACACCCGCTTTCCAGTGCTGGGCTCCTTTCTGGCAGTGGCCGCCAACATCACCATCAACCTGGTGCTGATCGAGCGGCTCCAGCACCGGTCGGTGGCCCTGGCCACCTCCGGCGCCATGACCCTCAACTGCCTGTTTTTGTGTCTGGTCCTGACCCGCAAGCTGGGCGGACTGGGCTGGGGCTACCTGGGCCGGGGCCTGGCCAAGATCGCCACCGCGGCCGGTCTCATGGCCGGCTGGCTGGCCGTAGCCTTCTCCTGGTGGGGGCCGGCCGCCGGCCAGGGCCTGCTGGCCGAGATCCTGTTTCTGATCTTGGCCATTGCCAGTGCCGGCCTGGTCTACGGGGTCACCCTGTATCTTCTGGGGCTGGCTGAGCTTACGCTTCTGGCCGATCGACTCCGGGCACGGCTGGGGCGTCGCGCCCTTTGA
- a CDS encoding 6-phosphofructokinase produces the protein MKKLVISTGGGDAPGLNAVIYAVVKASHLRGWEVYGSRCGYLGLLDPDELVRLEPEDVDGITATGGTILGSTNKGNPFAMPVQNLAGEWQIRDVSDRVMTNYQRMGFHCHIAVGGDGSLAIAHAFAEKGMNVVGVPKTIDNDLQATVQTFGFDTAISTATEALDKLHSTAKSHDRVMVVEVMGRDSGWIALNSGIAGGADIILIPEIPFDIGIVSAKVGDNDLHDKHYSIVVVAEGAKPKDGEVVHKGKGEIGREEVLLGGIGEWVATQIQQRTGKDTRSLVLGHLQRGGSPTTFDRLLALRFGAAAVRLVERGTFDHMVALASPGMTAVPLAEAIRERKKVDLDNDKVLTAREIGTCFGD, from the coding sequence ATGAAAAAGCTCGTCATCTCCACCGGCGGCGGCGATGCGCCCGGCCTCAATGCGGTCATCTATGCGGTGGTCAAGGCGTCGCACCTCCGGGGGTGGGAGGTCTATGGCAGCCGTTGCGGCTATCTGGGCCTGCTGGACCCGGACGAGCTGGTGCGTCTGGAGCCTGAGGACGTGGACGGCATCACCGCCACGGGTGGCACCATCCTGGGCTCCACCAACAAGGGCAACCCCTTTGCCATGCCAGTCCAGAACCTGGCTGGCGAATGGCAGATCCGGGATGTCTCCGACCGGGTGATGACCAACTACCAGCGCATGGGCTTCCACTGCCACATCGCCGTGGGGGGTGACGGCAGCCTGGCCATCGCCCATGCCTTTGCGGAAAAGGGTATGAACGTGGTCGGCGTGCCCAAGACCATCGACAACGATCTCCAGGCCACCGTACAGACCTTCGGCTTCGACACCGCCATCAGCACCGCCACCGAGGCCCTGGACAAGCTCCACTCCACCGCCAAGTCCCACGACCGGGTGATGGTGGTGGAGGTCATGGGCCGGGATTCCGGCTGGATCGCCCTCAACAGCGGCATCGCCGGCGGCGCCGACATCATCCTCATCCCGGAGATCCCCTTCGACATCGGTATCGTCAGCGCCAAGGTCGGGGACAACGACCTGCACGACAAGCATTACTCCATCGTCGTGGTGGCGGAGGGGGCCAAGCCCAAGGACGGCGAGGTGGTGCACAAAGGCAAGGGCGAGATCGGCCGGGAGGAGGTACTCCTGGGCGGCATCGGCGAATGGGTGGCCACCCAGATCCAGCAGCGGACCGGCAAGGATACCCGCTCCCTGGTGCTGGGCCATCTCCAGCGGGGCGGCAGCCCCACCACCTTCGACCGCCTCCTCGCCTTGCGCTTCGGCGCCGCCGCCGTCCGCCTGGTGGAGAGGGGCACCTTCGACCACATGGTGGCCCTGGCCTCGCCGGGCATGACCGCGGTGCCCCTGGCCGAGGCGATCCGGGAGCGCAAGAAGGTCGACCTCGACAACGACAAGGTTCTCACCGCCCGGGAGATCGGCACCTGCTTCGGCGACTGA
- a CDS encoding twin-arginine translocase subunit TatC translates to MNVAQSIIAVIVELRRTLLWVAGLVAGGSVACFLLSPRILAIIRGHLGQDLAWFTVTESFLALAKLSVLVTRFAVLPVLMLWLWRALVFRLSRRAAFGFAAGTVLLFYLGAGFCYLVTLPFGIDFLLGFQSEQLKPVISVDRFVSFVALFLLGFGSIFELPLFMVFAAQVGLCSRQRFRQGRRYAILAISVLSALLTPTPDVVNMALMGGPLYLLYEAGILCLRFVENKGPPAAG, encoded by the coding sequence GTGAACGTTGCCCAGTCCATCATTGCGGTCATCGTCGAGCTGCGCCGCACCCTCTTGTGGGTGGCAGGCCTGGTCGCTGGCGGCAGCGTCGCCTGCTTTCTGCTCTCCCCCCGGATCCTGGCAATCATCCGTGGCCATCTCGGTCAGGATCTGGCCTGGTTTACGGTCACCGAGTCGTTCCTCGCCCTGGCCAAGCTGTCTGTCCTGGTCACCCGGTTTGCCGTGCTGCCGGTCCTGATGCTCTGGCTGTGGCGGGCCCTGGTCTTCCGCCTCTCCCGGCGGGCGGCCTTCGGGTTCGCCGCCGGCACGGTGCTGCTCTTCTACCTGGGGGCCGGGTTCTGCTACCTGGTCACCTTGCCCTTCGGGATCGATTTCCTCCTGGGCTTCCAGTCCGAGCAGCTCAAGCCAGTCATCTCCGTGGACCGTTTCGTGAGCTTCGTGGCCCTGTTCCTGCTCGGCTTTGGCAGCATCTTCGAGCTGCCCCTGTTCATGGTCTTTGCCGCCCAGGTAGGGCTGTGCTCCCGGCAGCGGTTCCGCCAGGGCCGGCGCTACGCCATCCTGGCCATCAGCGTCCTGTCTGCCCTGCTTACCCCGACCCCGGATGTGGTCAACATGGCCCTCATGGGCGGCCCCTTGTACCTCCTGTACGAGGCGGGCATCCTCTGCCTGCGCTTCGTGGAGAACAAGGGGCCGCCGGCCGCCGGCTAG
- a CDS encoding ribbon-helix-helix protein, CopG family, with amino-acid sequence MRASTSVDRITVSLPHSLAGAVEALRKELKVSRSDLYRMALERFIEEQKRSRLSAIAAEMAEEYASNQELTVLCALDGEDFA; translated from the coding sequence ATGCGTGCTTCGACCAGCGTAGACAGGATTACCGTCTCTCTTCCTCATTCCCTGGCCGGTGCTGTCGAAGCGCTCCGGAAGGAGCTCAAGGTCTCCAGGTCCGATCTTTACCGGATGGCGCTGGAACGGTTCATCGAGGAGCAGAAGCGAAGCCGCCTGTCGGCCATTGCGGCAGAGATGGCCGAGGAGTATGCCAGCAACCAGGAGCTGACCGTGCTTTGCGCCCTGGACGGGGAGGATTTCGCATGA
- a CDS encoding IscA/HesB family protein yields the protein MLEVTDSAVSNLKAYLEARNITSALRVMVSTGGUAGPSLGLALDEPTGSDQVFDRDGLTFVVESDLLSRSGGIRVDFVEDGYRSGFAITSTVPVVRGGGGCGSSCSTSSGSCGC from the coding sequence ATGCTTGAAGTCACGGACAGCGCAGTCAGCAATCTCAAGGCCTACCTGGAGGCCCGCAACATCACCTCGGCCTTGCGGGTCATGGTCAGTACCGGTGGCTGAGCCGGTCCCAGCCTGGGATTGGCTCTGGATGAGCCAACAGGAAGTGATCAGGTCTTCGATCGGGATGGTTTGACCTTTGTCGTGGAATCCGACCTTCTGAGCCGCAGTGGCGGCATCCGGGTGGACTTTGTGGAGGACGGCTACCGCTCCGGGTTCGCCATCACCTCCACCGTCCCGGTGGTGCGGGGCGGTGGTGGCTGCGGCTCCAGCTGCAGCACCTCCTCCGGCTCCTGCGGCTGCTGA
- a CDS encoding zinc ribbon domain-containing protein, with the protein MSDACPTLVTEKRFCPHCQGELTYCQAPPFHVGDGLGWGCEAFYVCFNDECPLYVRGWKFIEANFGHCASYRYMLSEGASEGSTMMVASPDAYKGCIVDHEALRLQDARYQKEKEAVASLGSCVAEHNLAPVLQLLLDEAAHREHRLQACALLTELNDLACVDPLRNHTFRTSDVEQQVHLAVETVLRQNFSKICPHCAEIIKAQAKLCKHCHQPL; encoded by the coding sequence ATGAGCGATGCATGCCCCACCCTTGTCACCGAGAAGCGGTTCTGTCCCCACTGCCAGGGCGAGCTGACCTACTGCCAGGCCCCGCCCTTCCACGTGGGCGACGGTCTGGGCTGGGGCTGCGAGGCCTTCTACGTCTGTTTCAACGACGAATGCCCGCTCTATGTGCGCGGCTGGAAGTTCATCGAGGCCAACTTCGGCCACTGCGCCTCCTACCGCTACATGCTGTCCGAGGGGGCGAGCGAAGGCTCCACCATGATGGTGGCGAGCCCCGATGCTTACAAGGGCTGCATCGTCGACCACGAGGCCTTGCGGCTGCAGGATGCCCGCTACCAGAAGGAAAAGGAGGCGGTGGCCAGCCTGGGCAGCTGTGTGGCCGAGCACAACCTGGCACCGGTCCTGCAACTCCTGCTGGACGAGGCGGCCCACCGGGAACATCGCCTGCAGGCCTGCGCCCTTTTGACCGAGCTGAATGACCTGGCCTGCGTCGACCCCTTGCGCAACCATACCTTCCGCACCTCGGATGTGGAACAGCAGGTGCACCTGGCAGTGGAAACGGTGCTGCGCCAGAACTTCAGCAAGATCTGCCCCCACTGTGCCGAGATCATCAAGGCCCAGGCCAAGCTGTGCAAGCATTGCCACCAGCCGCTCTGA
- the fusA gene encoding elongation factor G, with protein sequence MQDTKLLRNVALLGQSGTGKTSLAEALLFTAGKLSRLGRVDDGSSAMDSEPEETRRHITISAAFHNCDWKRHTIVLTDTPGEDNFFTEAAIAIHMADAAILVLDAPSGVKYQTEKLAAAMRRQALPAMVVVNKMDKERANFPGVTEALKAVPGLKPAVIQLPIGAEAAFSGVVDLVAAKAYVFDKGGTGKVQPAPIPEDMADEVRAAREVLMEAVAETDDELIEKFLEEGELNDEDLAKGLTAGVRRGQITPVLVAAATANLGSELILSAVLDLLPPPDERSARAGTDPKTGSAVERLPAADAPFSAVVMKTMSDPYAGKLSIFRVLSGTITSDSTVTNTSKGASERLGQLLVLEGKSQRPVAEAGPGMVVAVTKLKETATGDTLAADATPVLYPPLTPAPAVMSFAVSPAKKGDEEKVFSAIGKVLEEDITLRLSREVQTKEILISGVGQLHLEVVVEKIRRKYGVEMALHPPKVPYKETIKGSTRIQGRYKKQSGGRGQYGDTWLEIEPLPRGGGFQFEDKIVGGVVPRQYIPAVEKGIVEAMSEGALAGYPIVDVKVALVDGSYHTVDSSEMAFKIAASMGFKKGILQSSPVLLEPIMNMTITVPKDCVGDVIGDLNSRRGKVMGMDSGPDGELVTAQVPMAEVLTYSPDLTSITGGRGSFVLDFSHYEEVPSHLTEKIVAAASEAKGS encoded by the coding sequence ATGCAGGACACGAAGCTGCTTCGGAATGTGGCCTTACTGGGTCAGAGCGGGACCGGCAAGACCTCTCTCGCGGAAGCCCTCCTGTTCACGGCGGGCAAGCTCAGCCGGCTGGGCCGGGTGGACGACGGCTCCAGCGCCATGGATTCCGAGCCTGAGGAGACCCGGCGGCACATCACCATCAGCGCCGCCTTCCACAACTGCGACTGGAAGCGCCACACCATCGTCCTCACCGACACCCCCGGGGAGGACAACTTCTTCACCGAGGCAGCCATTGCCATCCACATGGCCGACGCGGCTATCCTGGTGCTGGATGCCCCGTCCGGAGTCAAATACCAGACCGAAAAGCTCGCCGCCGCCATGCGGCGCCAGGCCCTGCCAGCCATGGTGGTGGTCAACAAGATGGACAAGGAGCGGGCCAACTTCCCGGGGGTGACCGAGGCCTTGAAGGCCGTGCCAGGCCTGAAGCCGGCGGTGATTCAGCTGCCCATCGGCGCCGAGGCCGCCTTCTCGGGGGTGGTGGACCTGGTGGCAGCCAAGGCCTATGTCTTTGACAAAGGCGGCACAGGCAAGGTGCAGCCGGCGCCGATCCCGGAGGACATGGCCGACGAGGTACGGGCGGCGCGGGAGGTGCTCATGGAGGCGGTGGCCGAGACCGACGACGAGCTCATCGAAAAATTCCTCGAGGAGGGTGAGCTGAACGACGAGGACCTGGCCAAGGGCCTCACTGCCGGTGTACGCCGGGGCCAGATCACGCCCGTTCTGGTGGCTGCCGCCACCGCCAATCTGGGCAGCGAGCTCATCCTGAGCGCCGTGCTCGATTTGCTGCCACCGCCGGACGAGCGGTCGGCCCGCGCCGGCACCGATCCCAAGACCGGCAGCGCGGTGGAAAGGCTGCCGGCCGCCGACGCCCCTTTCTCCGCCGTGGTCATGAAGACCATGAGCGACCCCTATGCCGGCAAGCTGTCCATCTTCCGGGTCCTGTCCGGCACCATCACCTCGGACTCCACCGTGACCAACACCAGCAAGGGCGCCAGCGAGCGCCTCGGCCAGCTCCTGGTGCTGGAGGGCAAGAGCCAGCGGCCGGTGGCCGAGGCCGGTCCGGGCATGGTGGTGGCGGTCACCAAGCTCAAGGAGACCGCCACCGGCGACACCCTGGCCGCGGATGCGACGCCGGTCCTCTATCCCCCCTTGACCCCGGCGCCGGCGGTGATGTCCTTTGCCGTCAGCCCCGCCAAGAAGGGGGACGAGGAGAAGGTGTTTTCGGCCATCGGCAAGGTGCTGGAGGAGGACATCACCTTGCGCTTGAGCCGTGAGGTCCAGACCAAAGAGATCCTCATCTCCGGAGTCGGCCAGCTGCACCTGGAGGTGGTGGTGGAGAAGATCCGCCGCAAGTACGGGGTGGAGATGGCCCTGCATCCGCCCAAGGTGCCCTACAAGGAAACGATCAAGGGCTCCACCCGCATCCAGGGTCGCTACAAGAAGCAGTCGGGCGGCCGGGGCCAGTACGGCGACACCTGGCTCGAGATCGAGCCCCTGCCCCGGGGCGGCGGCTTCCAGTTCGAGGACAAGATCGTCGGTGGCGTGGTGCCCAGACAGTATATCCCGGCCGTGGAGAAGGGCATTGTCGAGGCCATGAGCGAGGGCGCCCTGGCCGGCTACCCCATCGTCGACGTCAAGGTGGCCCTGGTGGACGGCTCCTACCACACCGTCGACTCCTCGGAAATGGCGTTCAAGATCGCCGCCTCCATGGGCTTCAAAAAGGGCATCCTCCAGTCCAGCCCGGTGCTGCTGGAGCCGATCATGAACATGACCATCACCGTGCCCAAGGACTGTGTCGGTGACGTGATCGGTGACCTCAACAGCCGGCGGGGCAAGGTGATGGGCATGGACTCCGGCCCGGACGGCGAGTTGGTCACCGCCCAGGTGCCCATGGCCGAGGTCTTGACCTACTCGCCGGATCTGACCTCCATCACCGGCGGCCGCGGCTCCTTTGTGCTGGATTTCTCCCACTACGAGGAGGTGCCCAGCCACCTCACCGAAAAGATCGTCGCCGCCGCCAGCGAGGCCAAGGGCTCCTAG
- a CDS encoding glycosyltransferase N-terminal domain-containing protein has product MILLYQLLGSLGLLLLAPVLAMVVLARPQYRQRFLARLGWGLAGLLSRAAAGRPRIWIHALSVGEVTSVAPLVRGFRELRPEVAIVFSTTTASGAAAAGRLLAGVADAIIPFPFDLGPVVRRYFRLVQPGLVVVVETDLWPRFLHEILRRRLPAVLVNGRLSEAGWRRYRRLRPLLAPLLAAFRVVAVQSGQDGQRFRDLGAPADRVVALGNLKYEAGSPAAPGGAALRRADLGLATGVFLLVAGSTHAGEEGPLLDALRDLTPRFPGLRLAIAPRRIERGPEVAALATGQGWRCGRRQGPCPDDPQVFVLDTLGELVALYALADAAFIGGSLVAVRGHNPLEAARLGKPVLFGPHMEDFAEIAADLEAAGAAFRVADSRELARRLAQLLADAGLRQAMAGAGLRLVAAHAGVTRRHLELLSGLWP; this is encoded by the coding sequence ATGATCCTCCTCTATCAGCTGCTGGGCAGCCTGGGGCTGCTCCTGCTGGCCCCGGTGCTGGCGATGGTGGTGCTGGCCCGGCCCCAATACCGGCAGCGGTTCCTGGCCCGCCTGGGCTGGGGCCTGGCCGGTCTGCTGTCCCGGGCGGCGGCGGGCCGGCCCCGCATCTGGATCCACGCCCTGTCGGTGGGGGAGGTGACCTCGGTGGCGCCCCTGGTGCGGGGCTTCCGGGAGCTGCGGCCAGAGGTCGCCATCGTCTTCTCCACCACCACGGCCAGCGGCGCGGCGGCGGCCGGCCGCCTCCTGGCCGGGGTGGCCGACGCCATCATACCCTTTCCTTTCGATCTGGGACCGGTGGTACGACGCTATTTCCGCCTTGTGCAGCCAGGCCTGGTGGTGGTGGTGGAAACCGACCTCTGGCCCCGCTTTCTGCACGAGATCCTACGGCGGCGCCTGCCAGCGGTTCTGGTCAACGGCCGGCTCTCCGAGGCCGGCTGGCGGCGCTACCGGAGGCTGCGGCCCCTGCTCGCTCCCCTGCTGGCCGCCTTCCGGGTTGTGGCCGTGCAGTCCGGCCAGGACGGCCAGCGCTTCCGGGACCTGGGCGCGCCGGCTGATCGCGTGGTCGCTCTGGGCAACCTCAAGTACGAGGCCGGCTCTCCGGCGGCCCCCGGCGGAGCCGCTTTGCGCCGGGCGGACCTGGGCCTGGCCACCGGCGTCTTCCTCCTGGTGGCGGGCAGCACCCATGCCGGGGAGGAGGGGCCGCTCCTGGATGCCCTCCGGGACCTGACCCCGCGGTTTCCGGGGCTGCGCCTGGCCATCGCGCCGCGCCGGATCGAGCGGGGCCCGGAGGTGGCCGCCCTGGCTACGGGGCAGGGCTGGCGCTGCGGTCGCCGCCAGGGCCCGTGCCCGGACGATCCCCAGGTCTTTGTGCTCGACACCCTGGGCGAGCTGGTGGCCCTCTACGCCCTTGCCGATGCCGCCTTCATCGGTGGCAGCCTCGTTGCGGTGCGCGGTCACAATCCCCTGGAGGCGGCCCGCCTGGGTAAGCCGGTGCTCTTTGGCCCCCACATGGAGGACTTTGCGGAGATCGCCGCCGATCTGGAGGCTGCCGGCGCCGCTTTCCGGGTGGCGGACAGCCGGGAGCTGGCCCGCCGGCTGGCCCAGCTGCTGGCGGATGCGGGTCTTAGGCAGGCCATGGCCGGGGCTGGGCTGCGGCTGGTGGCCGCGCACGCCGGGGTGACCCGGCGGCACCTGGAGCTTCTTTCGGGGCTGTGGCCGTGA
- the purM gene encoding phosphoribosylformylglycinamidine cyclo-ligase produces the protein MADTSSPRYRQAGVDIDKGNEFVKRIKPIVAGTFRRGVLTDIGGFGGLFALGADQYDDPVLVASTDGVGTKLKIAQLCDQHDTIGIDLVAMCINDVAVSGARPLFFLDYLACAALDLEQATAIVRGIAKGCELAKCSLIGGETAEMPGMYQPGDYDVAGFVVGIAERSRIIDGSEIKVGDKIIGLASSGLHSNGFSLVRRICFDELGLSVQDQVAPLGCTLGEELLRPTRIYSETILNLQRNFKVGGVVHITGGGLVDNVPRVLPKECRAVIERGSWTVPPIFPFLQEQGGLTDGEMHQTFNNGIGMVIIVDDSIAEDVMQQLRALHETPFLIGEIVFRQNQAIQPVHII, from the coding sequence ATGGCCGATACCAGTTCGCCGCGCTACCGCCAGGCCGGGGTAGACATCGACAAGGGCAACGAGTTCGTCAAGCGGATCAAGCCCATTGTGGCCGGCACCTTCCGGCGGGGGGTGCTCACCGATATCGGTGGCTTCGGGGGGCTGTTCGCCTTGGGCGCGGATCAGTATGACGATCCGGTGCTCGTCGCCTCCACCGACGGTGTGGGCACCAAGCTCAAGATCGCTCAGCTGTGCGACCAGCACGACACCATTGGCATCGACCTGGTCGCCATGTGCATCAACGACGTGGCGGTGAGCGGCGCGCGGCCCCTTTTCTTTCTGGACTACCTTGCCTGTGCGGCGCTGGATCTGGAGCAGGCCACGGCCATCGTCCGCGGCATCGCCAAGGGCTGTGAGCTGGCCAAGTGCTCCTTGATCGGCGGCGAGACGGCGGAGATGCCGGGCATGTACCAGCCGGGCGACTACGATGTGGCCGGCTTCGTGGTCGGCATCGCCGAGCGCTCCCGGATCATCGACGGCTCTGAGATCAAGGTGGGCGACAAGATCATCGGTCTGGCGTCCAGCGGCTTGCACAGCAACGGCTTCAGCCTGGTGCGCCGGATCTGCTTCGACGAGCTGGGGCTGTCGGTACAGGATCAGGTGGCGCCCCTGGGCTGTACCCTGGGAGAAGAGCTGCTCCGTCCCACCCGCATCTACTCCGAGACGATCCTCAACCTGCAGCGGAACTTCAAGGTCGGCGGGGTGGTGCACATTACGGGGGGCGGTCTGGTGGACAACGTGCCCCGGGTGCTGCCCAAGGAGTGCCGGGCCGTGATCGAGCGGGGCTCCTGGACCGTGCCGCCCATCTTCCCCTTCCTTCAGGAACAGGGCGGCCTCACCGACGGGGAGATGCACCAGACCTTCAACAACGGCATCGGCATGGTGATCATCGTCGATGACAGCATCGCCGAGGACGTCATGCAGCAGCTGCGTGCCCTCCACGAGACGCCATTTCTCATCGGCGAGATCGTCTTCCGGCAAAACCAGGCCATCCAGCCGGTGCACATCATCTGA